In Papaver somniferum cultivar HN1 chromosome 1, ASM357369v1, whole genome shotgun sequence, a genomic segment contains:
- the LOC113283482 gene encoding probable E3 ubiquitin ligase SUD1, with the protein MKQRLTLKCEVCNHKYPMHRVYAENTPTRLPLREFVSGIPMQACRIVRLCVRICVLVLNQLLMLPYISFWIWCLSLANGFIEGIRVLLHSHTSPSSFLMMDWFYVLLIGNIVLLFIMWLSGFGQQFVVAPQQGNRNHNAEEIGEDAGVEQQAIAGVKDADLVELLLTVLIALLRCFRELIISIFRLAVHDPASRTFIYLFTCTAYFSLSNSVQHVLTVVGLIGQIILLCLSWLFFAASSIFTPSIKSAIYIENNSLKNASPVITNSSAEIQNHSLLSCAIESLCLWSSLSLVSLEEILHQRYITI; encoded by the exons ATGAAGCAGCGCCTCACTCTTAAATGCGAG GTGTGTAATCATAAATATCCTATGCATCGTGTTTATGCTGAAAACACTCCAACAAGATTACCTCTCAGAGAGTTTGTGAGCGGGATTCCAATGCAAGCATGTCGTATTGTGCGCCTCTGTGTCCGGATTTGTGTTTTGGTTCTAAACCAACTCCTTATGCTACCATATATCTCGTTTTGGATATGGTGTTTGAGTTTAGCAAATGGCTTTATTGAAGGAATACGAGTATTACTTCACAGTCATACGTCTCCTTCGTCATTTCTGATGATGGACTGGTTCTATGTCCTTCTAATTGGCAATATTGTCTTATTATTTATCATGTGGTTAAGTGGCTTTGGCCAGCAATTTGTTGTAGCTCCACAACAAGGTAATAGGAATCATAATGCTGAAGAAATTGGTGAAGATGCTGGGGTGGAACAGCAAGCTATTGCTGGTGTAAAAGATGCAGATCTTGTCGAATTGTTGTTAACAGTGTTGATAGCTCTTCTTCGATGTTTTCGTGAACTGATTATTAGTATCTTCAGGCTTGCTGTTCATGATCCTGCAAGTAGGACTTTTATTTATCTGTTCACGTGTACCGCATAT TTTTCGCTTAGCAATAGTGTGCAGCATGTGCTGACAGTGGTGGGGCTCATAGGACAAATTATCCTGCTTTGTCTTTCATGGCTTTTCTTTGCAGCTTCATCGATTTTCACGCCATCTATAAAGTCAGCAATCTATATAGAAAACAACTCACTGAAGAATGCATCACCTGTCATTACAAATTCGTCTGCTGAGATTCAGAATCATAGCCTGCTTTCATGTGCTATAGAG TCGCTGTGCCTTTGGTCATCTTTATCCTTGGTGTCCCTAGAAGAAATATTGCATCAAAGATACATTACCATATGA